DNA sequence from the Methanolobus psychrophilus R15 genome:
TGGCTAGAATAGGTCTGTATACGAGGTAACTAAATGAGTAAACGAACAAGAATAATCAACGACCCTTCTGAACTCGTACCTCTGCTTCAGGTTTTTGGATCAAAGAGACATAAAAAAGTATTTGATGCACTTCTTAACCTATGGATGACAAAGGATGGCCTGGAAGATATGTTGGGAACCGATGTCACGCATAGTATCAATGTCCTCAAGAAAAGCGGACTGATAGAAAGCCAATGGCACATGCCGGAGCCGGGAAAAACACCCGAGAAAGAATATCGCACATCTTATTCAAAGGTCCAGACAAACTTCCAGTGTTCCTTTGAGGATATGAGCGACATCATCATGCTGACTTTTATGCCATATGAAGAAGTGAAGGATTCAATAGAAGAACTTGAAAAATTAGTAGAGCAAGGGAACAATTCAATGAGCAGTCTTACACGGGCGCTGAACAAAAGCCCGCTGTACATACGTGCAGTAGCCAGACGCTCCGATAATTTGACTGTCATGGGACAAAGGCTGAAGATGACAGATGAGGAAAAGGAATGATAGAACTCCTTCATAGCAAGAGCGGTATCACCAAATTCCAGATCCTCATAGAAGTAGCCGCTCACCAGCCTAATGTAAGGCAGAAGGAGATTGCTGAAAAGATAGGCGTCACACCGCAGGCAGTATCAGAGTATATAAAAGAGCTGGTTGCTGAAGGCCATATATACTCAGAAGGAAGAGTACGCTACCGCATCACCAAGCAGGGTGTCGAATGGGTACTTGAGAATGCAAACGACATGAAGCGTTATGCACGCTATGTCATGAGCGACATAATCAGCCATGTGTCCACCTGGACCGCCATAGCTGAGGAAGAACTTACCAAAGGTGAAAAAGTTTACCTCAGGATGAGCAAGGGACTTCTCTATGTTGGCACAAAGGATGTCACAAATGCCTCCGGGACCACCATATCCGATGCAAAGGAAGGGGAGGATGTAGGGGTTACTGACCTGCTGGGGCTTATTGACCTGGAAAATGCGGCCATCACTGTCTGCAGGATACCGAGGGTCGAAAGAGGGGGATCAAAGAATGTTGATATTGAACGCCTCAGGTCCCTGGCAAAGTCCAAGTCCTATATTGCAACTGTCGGTGTTGAGTCCCTTGTTGCGCTAAAGAGGATAGGCCTGAAGCCTGACGTGATGTTTGGTGCAAGGGAGTCTGTCATCGAGGCGGCATATCATGGTCTCTCATCGCTGGTGCTGGCCATTGACGAGGAAGTGCCTGCTATCCTGAGCAGGCTTGAGGCAGAGAATCTTGAATATGAACTTGTGGACCTGAGCATCCAATGAAGCTTTTAGTAATATCTGATACACATATTGAAACTGATACTATCCCGCAGTATCTCGCAGGCATTATCGAGGACTATGACCTCGTTGTGCATGCCGGGGACTTCAGCTCCATGAGTTTTTACAGAGCCCTTGAATCTACAGGAAAACTCCGGGCAGTCCACGGGAACACCGATGAGAAGGAGCTGCAGGAGCTTCTTCCTGAAAAGCTCATCTTTGAAGTGGAAGGAGTTAAGATAGGGGTCGTGCACGAAGGAGCGCTATCTATAGTGGATACCACCCCGATGAGGTACCTGGCACTTGAAATGGGCGTGAGCGTGCTAATATTTGGTCATCTGCACAGGCCGATAATAGAAAAAATGGATGTTCTCCTGATCTGCCCGGGATCACCCACAAAACCAAGGATGTCAGATCCCTGTGCAGTTGAGCTTATAATAGATAACGGTTCGGTGAGCGCGAACATTATAGAGATAAGCGGACAATCGTGCAGCTATGTTGATTTTTCAAGGAAACTTGAACGGGATAAAAGTTCCTGATTCCATTAAAAACAACTTGTCAATTACTGGTTCTTCCCATTGACCGTTTCGGTTTTGAACATAACCCCTGTTCCTTTGAGAGTCATCTGGATCTTATCCCCGAAGCGAAGGACCTCATCCAGATCAACATTATCGCTCCAGTCATACACATAATCATAGGCACCCTGCACAGGCTTGAAACCAAGAGACATCAGACTCCTGTTGACTTCTGAGGGCATGCCGCCATCAGTAGAGTACCAGAGTAAAAGATATGTTTTCATCAAATCACCTGCAAGATTATGAATGATATATGTGCTTATGACCCTTTTGGTCATTTTTAAATGGTGTTGCTATAGAAAAACAACTAAAAAAGGTGGTGCAGACTATCTGCACCAGTGAAATCTCAGCAATCCATACAAGCCTAATAGGTCTCTTTCAAAGACTGAAGAGCCTGTGAGACCATTGAGTAGTAATGATTCACATCAGGGGCATAATACTCTTTTGCCTGTACCACATCCGGAGATTCAGAGCCGCCTTCAAGCTCTTTGAGTCTTGTAAGGGTCTTTCGGGCAGTATCCATTACCCAGATATCCCTTGTCTGACCATCCACAATATGCATAGATTCCGGACGCACGGAGGTCAGTACATCTCCCTCGCCTGTTGTATAGGTGCTTGGCTTGCCGACGATGGCAACGAAAGCAGGAGTTTCGCATTCTGCGAGGGCCTGGGCAGCTTCAGGCTGGTACTGTCCTGCATATATCATGAAGGAGCCAGTGGGGTCTATAATCCTGCCGCGCCAGTATTCCGAATCTGTCCCAATGTCTTCCTTCTCTACAAGAGTACCGACAATGAATATCCTGTTGACCCTGGCACCCGTAGGTGTCATCAAGTATTGAGGAGCATATTGATCATCCCCGTCCTTGAATGTCAGGGTCGATTCCCTGAATTCCTGAGCAAAGACTCTCCTTGCAACTTCTCGTGAATAGCCGGCCATTTATACCACCTCTGATGCAGCTATGAGCTCATCCAGTTCCTGCGTGTCTATGGTTGATCTGGGAGCCATGGAATCTACCAGCAGGTATCTCTCAACCCTTGAGCCAGTAGCTGTGTAATATTTACCTACAAGCAGTTTCTTCATCTCTTCAAGCACTACGCCCTGATCAAGGGCATCTGCTGCAAGGGATATTGCACTCTCAAGCGTAAGTCCCGTCATCTCTTCTGCAAGGTCCCTTTTTATGATCGCATCCTGTGCAGTGACACCATCATCCAGGACAGCCTTGATCCTGAGATCGTAGACCCCGTCCACTTTCCCATGCTCCATGCATGCGCCCTTGGTAAGTGCCCTGTTGCACTGTGGGCAACGCTTTATCAGACCGGACCCGGACTGGATATCTACCAGAGCACCGGTGAATGTGATTGTTGATGTGCCTACCGTGATGTCCTCGTCTAGTTGCTCTACCGAACTGCTCTTGTTCATGTTGAGCTGGAACTTTCCATTCCACTCGTTGACAACAATGTTCTTGAAATAGTAAGTCTGGCCTTCGACGACTTCCGGGAATTCAGCACTTCCCCATTTTGTGAATTTGATAGTGCCGGTTTCATCACCAATGAGACCCACCTGGGATATCGACTCATGGGTGTTTTCCCAAAGCTGCACAACCTTGCCCTTTATATTCACCCACTTTCCGTCAACGTTCAGTTCGGAGATCTTCATAAGAGGCGATTCCGACTGGCCGGTGTAAAACTGATTTTTGGGGATGTTGTTCTCTTTTAAGAAATAGTTAACAACACTTCTTCTTGCTTCCTCTTTGGGGACCTTGAACTTGCTGACCATTTTGTCAAGCCTGTCTTCAATATCCTCAAGGGAAATCTCTACTCCAAGTTCCTGGAACTTTCTGTGAATCTCTTGCGAAATCTCTTTCATTTTCAAACCTCAGGCCTCTTGTTTGTGCGTCATTTTGGAGAGGCAATTGTAGTGTAGGTGTTAGTAGTATATAACCTCGCACCAAGCATGGTGAAAGTATTCGTAATCACCATAACCGTTATGCCATGACCAGATATCAATGCAGTTCATTGAGGACCTCGTATGTAAAACTTAAGCTTGTTGAGCTTCTTCAGCAGCATGTTATTGACGCCTTCTGAAGAGAGCGGTTTATGCTTCTTGATGATCAGCAGGGGCCCCTTGTATCCCTTGGCCAGCACATAAGGCAAATTGCCTATTAAAGAGAACTTGAACCTGCTGCTTGAGTCACCTATTATCAGGAGATCGTCTTCCGTAAGGAACTCAAGTACCGCATTCTCAGCTGAGAAGTGTTCCTTCACATGATAAATAATAGGCGCCATGCAAGTATCCCCGGCAAGTTCCTCGAGATCACGGTGAACAGAAACTTTCACATCCTCCGCAAGATTCGGTTTTATCACCCTCAACACATGCAGCGGTACACCAGTACTCTTTGACAATCTCTTGGCAAGATGCAACCCATAGCGAGAGTTTTCCTTCCCGTTATAGGCAACGACTATGCGTCCTATCTTTGCAGGAAGATAACCTTTCAATACAACTGTATTGTTGTTTGCAACAGAAAGTACCTGGTTTGCAACAGTTCCAAGAGAGGGATGGAAGCGGTTCACTTCGTGCCATCCAATTATGATGAAATCGACTTTCTCCAGTTGAGCCTGCTCCATAATGGAATTTGTGATGCTGTGGTCAAAAGCTATTATGTATTCCCTTTCGTGGCCTACAATTATAGGAAATTTTTCAAACCTTTCCCTCAGGAGGCCATCCATCATGAGCCTGTTCTCATGAAATGCTTCCTGAGCTGCTGTTAAACTGGTCTGCTGAGGGACCTTGATAACGCTAAGACCTATTATCTGATCACCAAGATTGTCGGCAAGATACAGCAGGTCCATTTCATGTTTTGGGTTTGCTATTGGGACAAGTATCTTGATCTTAGAACTGGCCTCCAGTGGTACAGGCTGGATGTTGTTTTCCAGGACATCAAAAATGTCATATTTGGGAAAAGCTTTTCCTTTTCCATAGTACTTGTACCACGTTAACCCTGCAAAGATGATAAATAATGCGAAAACCATGGGTAATAACCCCATAGTGGGCAACAATGCAAGACTGAAAATAATGCCTATTATCTGAGTGTAAGGAAAAAAAGGGTCTCGGAAGGCAGGTTTGTATTCTTCGAGCGATCTGTTCCTCAGGAGTATTACCGAGGAATTGATAAGGACGAATATAAGGATATTGAAAGTGCTGCCAAGCTTTGCCAGCTGTTCCACATTGAACAGAAGCAGCAGGGAAATCATCACAAGCCCTGTGACCAGGATAGCACGATATGGAGTATCATGCTTCTCATGTATCTTGACAAACCAATTTGGTATTAGATCATCCCGACCCATAGCGAAAGGAAACCTGGACGAGGAAAGTATTGCAGCGTTAGCAGTAGAGACGGTGGCAAGTAACCCGGCTATAACTATCATTATTTTGCCAAGATCTCCACTCATTATCACGGCAACGTCTACAAGAGGAGTAAAGGTGTTTATCGATTGCTCCAGTGTTAAGGCGCCGCTTACAACTATCATTACTCCCACGTAAATTAGAGTGACAACACCTACTGATGCGATGAGAGCACGCGGAAGGTTCTTGGACGGCTCCTTAACTTCCTCGGATATTGCTGCGAGCTGCGTTATTCCAAGATAGGATATAAAAATAAGCCCTGTTGTGGAAAATACTGAGCTGTACCCATATGGCATGAAAGGAGTGAACTTTTGGGGATCGAACAAAAACAAACCTTTTACAATGAACAAAGCCAGTATGAGAAGCAGGAAGATAACGATTACATTCTGCAGTGAGCCGCTGCTTCGTGCCCCACGGTAATTTATGAACAATAATAACAGTCCTGAAACGACAGCAGTGACCATTATAGGTATTGGAATTAATACAAAAAGATAATCTGCCAGCCCAATCAACGCAAAAGAACCTTTGAACACCAGCGCAAGCCATGCCCCCAAACCGATGACAGCGCCAAAGGCTGCACCCATCGCCCTGCTGATGAAATAATAACTGCCTCCTGCCTTGGGCATGCCGGTAGCCAGTTCAGCCATGCTTATGGCAGTTGCCATTGATAGGATGCCGCCAAAAAGGAAAGAGAGTATAGCTGCCGGACCTGCTGCGGATATTGCTATCCCGGGCAATATGAATATTCCCGCCCCTATCATTGTACCTGTCCCGATGGCAAAAGTCTGAAAAAAACCCAGACTGCGTCCAAGTCTTTCTGTGGTTCTGATCGTACCCATTGAATACCTCATGTGGTCAAATTATTACACCAATACTAAGAAAGTAAAGGAGTAGGATTTGATTTTTCTGCTGAAAAGACCAGTAGCAAATGATAGTTAAGTAATCAAGTAAGTGGTCAAATAAGTATAAAAATGTCACTATTTTCATTTGCCTTCCACACAGATGATTTCAGGTTCTCACACAATGTTTAAAATAGAAAAACATGATTAATGGTTACTTACGCAAGAAAAAATGTATATAAGCAGAATTATCGAGCATGGTGATAAGAATGGTCTCAATCAGGGAAGAAGATATAAAAATACCTTTAGATGTACCGCTGGCTGCGCGTGCAACCTACTTAAAGAACTATATGGAAATAACCAAAGGAACAGGAAGGATGATGCTTTTTGCAGGCGACCAGAAAGTGGAGCACCTGAACGATGATTTCTTCGGTGAAGGCATCCCGGAGGATGACAATGATCCTGAACACCTTTTCAGGATAGCAGCCCAGGGGAAGATTGGTGTTTTCGCTACACAGCTTGGTCTTATTGCAAGATATGGGATGGACTATGCGGACGTACCCTATCTGGTGAAGGTCAATTCCAAGTCCAACCTTGTGGAAACCGAGCAGATGGACCCTTTCAGCAACCAGTGGTACGATGCCAGGCAGGTAGCTGAGTTCCGCGACAACAGCGGGCTCAGGATACTTGGCGTTGGGTACACCATATACCTTGGAAGCGAGTTTGAGGCCGATATGCTGAACCAGGCAGCTCAACTCATATACGAATCACACAGGTATGGCCTTATTACAGTCCTCTGGATATACCCTAGGGGAGCAGCAGTGGAGGACGAGAAAGACCCGCATCTTATAGCAGGTGCTACAGGAGTCGGGGCAGCCCTTAACGCTGACTTTGTGAAGGTAAACTACCCCAAGAAGGAAGGACAGAAGTCCGAAGAAGTGTTCAAAGAGGCAGTATTGGCTGCCGGAAGGACAAAAGTGGTCTGTGCAGGTGGCTCCAGTGATGAATGTGAACCATTCCTGAGAAAGCTGCACAAACAGATACACATAAGCGGCGCCCAGGGAAATGCAACCGGCAGGAATATCCATCAGAGACCGCTGGATGAAGCCGTGAGGATATGCAATGCCGTCTACGCCATAACGATTGAGAATGCGTCGGTGGAAGAGGCACTGCAGATATACAAAGGCAAGTAATTTTAAGGATACTCTTGTATCCTCTCTCTTTTTTGCATACTTCCAACGCCTTGGTTTGAAGGCGATATTTTTATTATTCCGTGGTTTTGTCCGGCTGGAGCCTGGAAAAGTAAAATCAGGAATGCCCTACATAAGAGCAAGTGCAATAAGATATATATAAGAATAAATAGGAATTGATATTCTGCCCAGGTAGAAAGGACAGAAACCATAATTTCGCGAAAAAGCATGTCAGGCCGAGTTACAAATGAGAGAAAAAACGATAGTTACAACAGGGAAGAACTTTCAGGGAAGGATAGTGAAAGAAAGTGTTCCTGTTGCCTTAGTTGCTGTTTTGTTATTTCCCTAAGCAGCCTGGCGGGAATATCACGAGTACTTGTTGAGAGACCGGATATTTTTATGAGGTGGAAAATAGGCGAGATAGTGATAGTCCTGTTATTCCTGTTTATTACAACTCTTCTGTTTTGCCGGAGATGTTACAGGGAACTGGAAAGAACCTATAAAGAAATCGATTCCGCAGAAAAAATCAAGGATGAGTTCATATCCAATCTCAGGCATGAACTGAAAACGCCACTCATACCAATAAAAGGATATTCGGAGCTCTTACAGGACGAGAACCTGGGAAGCGTAAATGAAAAACAAAGAGATGCCCTGCAAAAGATACTGGGCAGTTGCGAGAAGCTGATGCACAGGATAGACTCGTTGATCTTTATGAGCATAGCAAATTCAGGAGATATTGATTACTCCTTTATGCTGCTCAGAGTCGAGGATATCCTCACGAATGTCTTATCCGAATTAGGACCAGAGGCAAAGAAGAAAGAGCAGATCCTTGAAAATGACATTGCAAAAGGGCTTCCCTTTGTTTATGGTGACAAGACTTACCTGAAAGAGGTCTTCATGCAGGTGCTGGACAATGCCATTAAGTTCACACCTGCAGAAGGAACCATAAGAATTTCAGTATATGAAGGTCACAAGAGCCTCCATATCAAGATAACAGATAACGGAATAGGAATCCCGGAGAAGAGTATGGAGAAGGTCTTTGATAGATTTTACCAGGCAGACGGATCGAAAGCCAGAAAATATAATGGCAACGGATTAGGATTGTACGTAGCCAGATCCATAATAACGGCTCATCACGGAAACATCTGGATAGAGAGCATTGAAGGAACCGGCACGACAGTACATATCAGACTTCCTGAACCGGATATCTATAAACAGGATTAAAGAAAAAAGACCGGGCTCTGCCCGGGTCTGAATCTAAAAAAAGAATAAAAAAAAAAAGCCCGGGCTCTGCCCGGGTCTGAAAGATGAGAAGTCAGGAGTTACTTACAGGAACATTCAAAATCAAAACCCAGCATGAAAGTTCCTGTGCCGTGTATATTCTTAAGGCCCATTCTCTCTTTCATATATTCATCACTCGGAGGAGAAGGGGAAGCTAGTGTTGCATTGCACACTTCAGGGACATCATCAACTTCAGGGCATGGTTTCGGAGGCATCACTACAACCAGCGGATCTTTTTTGCCATCCATCTTTTTAAGGACACCTGTATCAAAGAGTACAATATTTCCAATAATAAGGTTGGTTTTGCAGTTTTTAAGTTCTTCCAGTTTCTGCTCGTCATCCACATCCTCGCCCACCACACAACCATGATGCATAAGAATCACATTTGGTCCTGGGGGCCATTTGAAATTCATATCGGTTGTGAATGCAAATATTACATCATTCTCAAGGACCTGCTTGACACCTTTGTTATCGCCTATCCCAAGACCCATCAGGGTCATCTGATCGGCCTTCTTTTCCAGTTCCCTGATAATCTCACGGTCCTGATCGGTGAGAACAAGAATATCTCCCACACCGCTCATATTCTTAATACAACAGCTGACCTGTTCTATGATCTCATCACGCTGCATGATCTACCTCACATTTATACATATAAATAGTTAAATTGTAGTCTTATGCTGTCACAATTAATATTTATCTATATTTAAGTATAGCGCATATTATAACACCTTACCCTATATCAATACCGACCATCGCACCTGTAAAATAAATAGGCCTTTCAGACAATTGCTCTGAAGAAGCCTACTTTGGGCTCGTATATGTGCCCGTCTGAAAGGAGCGAACGTACAGTCTTTTCAACTGATCCTGCCGGAATGTTCTTTGAACCTGCTTGCCGGAGAAGCTCAGTGTATTCCATACCTTTTCCCCCGTTCACCTCCTGCAGAAGAAACATGATAAATTCCTCAGTATCGAAAAGGTCACCGGCAACTGCAGACAGACTGCTCTCTATGGAGAGCAGGGCATCCCTGATATGTTCCCTCATACCCTGGATGTAAGACCTGTCAGTGCGATAAAAGTCCAGAGCCATGCATACTCCTTCTGCAATATGCGACGGCACGTTCTTCAGTGAAAGGTGGTCGAACAGCTCCATTCCGCTCAGGCCTGATGATAGGGCCTCTTCAAAGACATCCAGACGATCAAGTGTCAGTTCCGCGGTATCAACCATCCATCGATTACGAGTGTTCTCGTCAGCGTGGTTGATCTCCTCAGGACGCAATGAAACAAAAACCGAGCCATCTCCCGGTTCATACGAACGGACCTTTCCGATAATGGTCACAAAAGAAGGGACTTCAACTGTCGAAAGAAACACCGATGTTTCCGGCTGGAAATTTCCCGAGTACACGGTAAATGTGCCTGTCGGGTCCGACACCCTTGCTCTCCACAGCTCCTTTTCCCCTCCTTTATGGCTTCCGATATCTTCTACCTCCGTTATGACTCCGGCTATAAAAAGACGATTCACCTTTGCACCTGCCGTTGTCACAAGGAAATTCGGGGCATGCAGGTCCGCCTGACTGGTAACGTCCGAGCTGGAGCTGATCTGGAATCTGGAGTCATTGAACTCCCTGGCAAATACCCTGTGGGCCATCTCTCTTTCAGCCATCATCAATCACCTTTCCTTCAATTCTTTCAAGCAGAGAGCTTATACGTTCCTTAAGGTCTGTATCCGGGTACCAGGCGGACTTTGCAACCAGAGTGACACCAAACTCATTCCGTGAGGAGTTACCCCTGATAACAATATACTTTCCTGTAAGCACGCGCTTCATATCATCGTAGACAACCTCTTTGGAAATGGATTCCAGGGCCATCTTTTCTGCTTCATACATACTCTTTCCGTAAACCACCTCTGACAACTCGCAGTTAAGCATCACATGTAGGGAGCCGGTCCCATCATCAAGGATGAACTTTATGCGCATGTCAGACACGCAATCAACTGAACCGTGAGCTCTGCAGTTTGCTTTCTGGGTCACTCTGTTACACACAGGGCACCGGTCGATCATCCCGGAACCAGGCCTGACAGAAATGATATTCCCCGCTACGGTTACATCGAATATACCGCTCTTTTCAAGTACCTTGCCAATAGGAACAGGATCTGATGCCTTGCTTACGGACTCCAGCGTGAATGGCAGCTCCTCAGGCTGTGATATCACGCTTACAGCAGTGCTCTCGCTGAAATTAATGGAAGGCAGTCCCCTGAATATCCTGACGGTTGCACCTTCAAACCGGATAAAGCTCCCGATATCCGCACCTTTGAGCGGTGTCCACGAAGTAAAGGGAAGCTTTGCAGTCTCGTCTGCAATGACTCCCTCGGTGATTGTCAATAGTTTGCCCTTCATCGGAACATCCCGGTGGTACATCTCAACTATGACCACAATAGAATTTGCCACCACATCAGCAGGAGCTATATCCTGAAGTTTCTTGAGATTCTGATGGGACATCTCTTCTATTCCCTGGACCATGTCATCCGGGAGCTTCTCTAGCAGCGAACGCTTACCAAAGTAAAGCTCTGGCCGGTTGTTCCACAGCCGTGTGTATGCATTCTTTATCTGGAAAGCATCTCCAGCCTTAAGCGACATGTCATCCCAGCACGTAAAAGAG
Encoded proteins:
- a CDS encoding ArsR family transcriptional regulator; this translates as MSKRTRIINDPSELVPLLQVFGSKRHKKVFDALLNLWMTKDGLEDMLGTDVTHSINVLKKSGLIESQWHMPEPGKTPEKEYRTSYSKVQTNFQCSFEDMSDIIMLTFMPYEEVKDSIEELEKLVEQGNNSMSSLTRALNKSPLYIRAVARRSDNLTVMGQRLKMTDEEKE
- a CDS encoding transcriptional regulator, MarR family; the encoded protein is MIELLHSKSGITKFQILIEVAAHQPNVRQKEIAEKIGVTPQAVSEYIKELVAEGHIYSEGRVRYRITKQGVEWVLENANDMKRYARYVMSDIISHVSTWTAIAEEELTKGEKVYLRMSKGLLYVGTKDVTNASGTTISDAKEGEDVGVTDLLGLIDLENAAITVCRIPRVERGGSKNVDIERLRSLAKSKSYIATVGVESLVALKRIGLKPDVMFGARESVIEAAYHGLSSLVLAIDEEVPAILSRLEAENLEYELVDLSIQ
- a CDS encoding phosphoesterase — its product is MKLLVISDTHIETDTIPQYLAGIIEDYDLVVHAGDFSSMSFYRALESTGKLRAVHGNTDEKELQELLPEKLIFEVEGVKIGVVHEGALSIVDTTPMRYLALEMGVSVLIFGHLHRPIIEKMDVLLICPGSPTKPRMSDPCAVELIIDNGSVSANIIEISGQSCSYVDFSRKLERDKSS
- a CDS encoding nucleic acid-binding OB-fold tRNA/helicase-type protein, whose protein sequence is MKMKEISQEIHRKFQELGVEISLEDIEDRLDKMVSKFKVPKEEARRSVVNYFLKENNIPKNQFYTGQSESPLMKISELNVDGKWVNIKGKVVQLWENTHESISQVGLIGDETGTIKFTKWGSAEFPEVVEGQTYYFKNIVVNEWNGKFQLNMNKSSSVEQLDEDITVGTSTITFTGALVDIQSGSGLIKRCPQCNRALTKGACMEHGKVDGVYDLRIKAVLDDGVTAQDAIIKRDLAEEMTGLTLESAISLAADALDQGVVLEEMKKLLVGKYYTATGSRVERYLLVDSMAPRSTIDTQELDELIAASEVV
- a CDS encoding amino acid permease-like protein, which gives rise to MGTIRTTERLGRSLGFFQTFAIGTGTMIGAGIFILPGIAISAAGPAAILSFLFGGILSMATAISMAELATGMPKAGGSYYFISRAMGAAFGAVIGLGAWLALVFKGSFALIGLADYLFVLIPIPIMVTAVVSGLLLLFINYRGARSSGSLQNVIVIFLLLILALFIVKGLFLFDPQKFTPFMPYGYSSVFSTTGLIFISYLGITQLAAISEEVKEPSKNLPRALIASVGVVTLIYVGVMIVVSGALTLEQSINTFTPLVDVAVIMSGDLGKIMIVIAGLLATVSTANAAILSSSRFPFAMGRDDLIPNWFVKIHEKHDTPYRAILVTGLVMISLLLLFNVEQLAKLGSTFNILIFVLINSSVILLRNRSLEEYKPAFRDPFFPYTQIIGIIFSLALLPTMGLLPMVFALFIIFAGLTWYKYYGKGKAFPKYDIFDVLENNIQPVPLEASSKIKILVPIANPKHEMDLLYLADNLGDQIIGLSVIKVPQQTSLTAAQEAFHENRLMMDGLLRERFEKFPIIVGHEREYIIAFDHSITNSIMEQAQLEKVDFIIIGWHEVNRFHPSLGTVANQVLSVANNNTVVLKGYLPAKIGRIVVAYNGKENSRYGLHLAKRLSKSTGVPLHVLRVIKPNLAEDVKVSVHRDLEELAGDTCMAPIIYHVKEHFSAENAVLEFLTEDDLLIIGDSSSRFKFSLIGNLPYVLAKGYKGPLLIIKKHKPLSSEGVNNMLLKKLNKLKFYIRGPQ
- a CDS encoding aldolase, whose protein sequence is MVIRMVSIREEDIKIPLDVPLAARATYLKNYMEITKGTGRMMLFAGDQKVEHLNDDFFGEGIPEDDNDPEHLFRIAAQGKIGVFATQLGLIARYGMDYADVPYLVKVNSKSNLVETEQMDPFSNQWYDARQVAEFRDNSGLRILGVGYTIYLGSEFEADMLNQAAQLIYESHRYGLITVLWIYPRGAAVEDEKDPHLIAGATGVGAALNADFVKVNYPKKEGQKSEEVFKEAVLAAGRTKVVCAGGSSDECEPFLRKLHKQIHISGAQGNATGRNIHQRPLDEAVRICNAVYAITIENASVEEALQIYKGK
- a CDS encoding PAS/PAC sensor signal transduction histidine kinase, with product MSGRVTNERKNDSYNREELSGKDSERKCSCCLSCCFVISLSSLAGISRVLVERPDIFMRWKIGEIVIVLLFLFITTLLFCRRCYRELERTYKEIDSAEKIKDEFISNLRHELKTPLIPIKGYSELLQDENLGSVNEKQRDALQKILGSCEKLMHRIDSLIFMSIANSGDIDYSFMLLRVEDILTNVLSELGPEAKKKEQILENDIAKGLPFVYGDKTYLKEVFMQVLDNAIKFTPAEGTIRISVYEGHKSLHIKITDNGIGIPEKSMEKVFDRFYQADGSKARKYNGNGLGLYVARSIITAHHGNIWIESIEGTGTTVHIRLPEPDIYKQD
- a CDS encoding nucleic acid-binding OB-fold tRNA/helicase-type protein; translated protein: MAEREMAHRVFAREFNDSRFQISSSSDVTSQADLHAPNFLVTTAGAKVNRLFIAGVITEVEDIGSHKGGEKELWRARVSDPTGTFTVYSGNFQPETSVFLSTVEVPSFVTIIGKVRSYEPGDGSVFVSLRPEEINHADENTRNRWMVDTAELTLDRLDVFEEALSSGLSGMELFDHLSLKNVPSHIAEGVCMALDFYRTDRSYIQGMREHIRDALLSIESSLSAVAGDLFDTEEFIMFLLQEVNGGKGMEYTELLRQAGSKNIPAGSVEKTVRSLLSDGHIYEPKVGFFRAIV
- a CDS encoding nucleic acid-binding OB-fold tRNA/helicase-type protein yields the protein MNERIAPHVEEISRALGNRYTEEIRVELEKLLQFKVPLDEAKRTILNRFMSRSPTSVQVKDLMGGMNSFDITGRIISIEKRIVTVQGEQRSVFTGSFGDGTGICSFTCWDDMSLKAGDAFQIKNAYTRLWNNRPELYFGKRSLLEKLPDDMVQGIEEMSHQNLKKLQDIAPADVVANSIVVIVEMYHRDVPMKGKLLTITEGVIADETAKLPFTSWTPLKGADIGSFIRFEGATVRIFRGLPSINFSESTAVSVISQPEELPFTLESVSKASDPVPIGKVLEKSGIFDVTVAGNIISVRPGSGMIDRCPVCNRVTQKANCRAHGSVDCVSDMRIKFILDDGTGSLHVMLNCELSEVVYGKSMYEAEKMALESISKEVVYDDMKRVLTGKYIVIRGNSSRNEFGVTLVAKSAWYPDTDLKERISSLLERIEGKVIDDG